DNA sequence from the Bacteroidales bacterium genome:
AATGGGTGGAATTGTACTTCATCAAGGAAAAATTGCTGAGATGGCAACCGGTGAGGGAAAAACTTTAGTGGCAACTTTGCCGTTATATTTGAATGCACTACCAGGGAAGGGCGTACATCTTGTTACAGTCAACGATTACCTTGCTAAACGTGATGCTGAATGGATGGGACCTATTTATGAATTTCTTCTTCTAACTGTCGATTGCATAGATAAGTACGAACCTCACAGCGAGGAAAGAAAAAAAGCATATCTTTCTGACATAACCTATGGTACCAATAGTGAATTTGGTTTCGACTATTTACGAGATAACATGTCGCGAAGTCTGGATGAAATTGTCCAACGCGGACATAATTACGCCATCGTCGACGAGGTAGACTCCGTCCTCATTGACGATGCTCGCACTCCTCTTATTATTTCGGGGCCAACAGAAAAAAGTAAAGATGAACATGAAAAATACTATCAGCTTAAACCTTATGTTGAGTACTTGATTGAAGCTCAAAAGAAACTGGTAAATAAATGGCTCACGGAGGCTAGAAATATTTTGTCTAAGCCAAATCGAAGTGATGAAGAAGAAAAAGAAGCTGGTATTGCTCTTTTTCGTTGTTATCGAGCATTACCAAAATATAAGCCTTTTATCAAATTTGAAAGTGAACCAGGTGTAAAAGTTTTACGACAAAAAACCGAAAACTACTATTTAGCTGATAACATGAAAAACATGCCTTTCATCGATCAAGAACTTTATTTTGTCATAGATGAAAAAAACAACACGATTGATCTTACAGACAAAGGAATTGAATATTTGACTCAAAAAACAGGAGATCCTCAATTTTTTATCCTTCCAGATTTAGGTGCTCAATTGGCTGAGCTTGAACAAGCAAATCTTAGTAAAGAAGAATATTTAGCCAAAAAACAAGAAATTATTCAAAACTATACACTAAAAGCTGAGCGAATACATACCATGACTACACTTATGAAAGCATATACTCTTTTTGAAAAAGACAACGAATACGTAGTCATGGACGGCAAAATAAAAATCGTGGATGAGCAAACTGGCCGTATCATGGAAGGAAGACGGTATAGCGATGGTATTCATCAGGCTATCGAGGCAAAAGAAAATGTAAAAGTTGAAGGATCAACTCAAACGTACGCTACGATTACTTTACAAAATTACTTTCGTATGTATAAAAAATTGGCTGGCATGACTGGTACGGCCGAAACTGAAGCCACCGAATTTTGGAATATTTATAAATTGGATGTAGTTGTTATTCCAACAAATAAGCCTGTAATTAGAATTGACTATCCTGATTTAATCTATCGAACAAAAAGAGAAAAGTTCAATGCAGTTATCGAGGAAATTGTTAAATTGAGAAATGCTGGAAGACCAGTACTTGTAGGAACTACCTCGGTAGAAACTTCAGAACTCTTAAGTCGCATGCTTACCTTACGAAAAATTCCACACAACGTTCTCAACGCCAAACATCATGCTAAAGAGGCTGAAATTGTTGCAAAAGCCGGTTTAAGTGGAACCGTTACCATTGCTACCAACATGGCTGGTCGTGGTACAGACATTAAGTTAGGCCCTGGAGTCAAAGAAGCTGGTGGACTTGCAATCATAGGTACTGAACGCCATGAAGCGAGGCGTATAGACCGTCAGTTAAGAGGTCGCTCGGGTCGACAAGGAGATCCTGGAACATCACAATTTTACGTATCCCTGGAAGATGACCTTATGCGCCTTTTCGGTTCTGACCGTATTGCCAAAATCATGGATAGATTAGGGTTCAAAGAAGGTGAAGTTATTCAACATTCCATGATTACCAGCGCTATAGAAAGAGCCCAACGCAAGGTGGAAGAAAATAATTTTGGAATTCGCAAACGTCTTCTTGAATACGACGATGTAATGAATGTCCAACGTGAAGTTATTTATTCTAA
Encoded proteins:
- the secA gene encoding preprotein translocase subunit SecA, which produces MLKIFEKIFGTKSERDIKSILPIVRKIHEEHEKIQKLSNDELRKQTLIFRQEIKSAIKEEDDELLSLRNKVENEPDMPVEEKEKIFKRIEKLEQIIYEKTQKKLDEILPRAFAVVKETARRFKENEVIEVTATDFDRELAVKKGYITIEGDKAYWKNSWRAGGNIITWDMVHFDVQLMGGIVLHQGKIAEMATGEGKTLVATLPLYLNALPGKGVHLVTVNDYLAKRDAEWMGPIYEFLLLTVDCIDKYEPHSEERKKAYLSDITYGTNSEFGFDYLRDNMSRSLDEIVQRGHNYAIVDEVDSVLIDDARTPLIISGPTEKSKDEHEKYYQLKPYVEYLIEAQKKLVNKWLTEARNILSKPNRSDEEEKEAGIALFRCYRALPKYKPFIKFESEPGVKVLRQKTENYYLADNMKNMPFIDQELYFVIDEKNNTIDLTDKGIEYLTQKTGDPQFFILPDLGAQLAELEQANLSKEEYLAKKQEIIQNYTLKAERIHTMTTLMKAYTLFEKDNEYVVMDGKIKIVDEQTGRIMEGRRYSDGIHQAIEAKENVKVEGSTQTYATITLQNYFRMYKKLAGMTGTAETEATEFWNIYKLDVVVIPTNKPVIRIDYPDLIYRTKREKFNAVIEEIVKLRNAGRPVLVGTTSVETSELLSRMLTLRKIPHNVLNAKHHAKEAEIVAKAGLSGTVTIATNMAGRGTDIKLGPGVKEAGGLAIIGTERHEARRIDRQLRGRSGRQGDPGTSQFYVSLEDDLMRLFGSDRIAKIMDRLGFKEGEVIQHSMITSAIERAQRKVEENNFGIRKRLLEYDDVMNVQREVIYSKRRNALYGDKLSIDLINMFKDLSFYVTESAYESRNFNQYYEDVITIFGIEPPFDEKNFFHQSSSEIAEQTFQLAYSNYIAKCNLLTQKTYPIIKDIYEHAAKRYENIAVPFTNGLKTFTAIANLEKSYRTKGREIISSIERGVTLAIIDEAWMEHLRELDDLKTSVQNAVYEQKDPLLIYKFEASELFNQLLIRINRETISFLCQGRIPLQEDQLDRVEEPRKHEKKKLTTGRSDRIPGVPQYHDPSTPKTSQTVHVEKKIGRNDPCYCGSGKKYKHCHGKNA